Proteins from a genomic interval of Fundulus heteroclitus isolate FHET01 chromosome 21, MU-UCD_Fhet_4.1, whole genome shotgun sequence:
- the LOC118556730 gene encoding uncharacterized protein LOC118556730 gives MHRGARKHKPETQPSEEPCAGEEELEAGASAMAADTGGEDVTEPTLRDLTGILQAFMGLQEAREVKLNEERQKQDQRFKALQHQFQLLQMEVQARTSPLPEPSPNDAGPEEDDIEDVKNAQATSASVRMSSGQSQFSLEPKLQKLTSDDDIEHFLVTFERMAAACRWPKADWVFHLIPLLTGKARSAYVHMDVDETHNYDDVKTAILKKYDINPETYRQRFRSLYVYPDESPKELYVRLKELYGKWILPRGKTVEEIGEMLILEQFLRMLSPELQVWIKEHDPKSAAEASTLADVFVAARRKGQPWSNASFKDKNACKPASSRHHQGSATGRAH, from the exons ATGCACCGTGGAGCCAGGAAGCATAAACCAGAGACCCAACCATCAGAGGAGCCATGTGCTGGAGAAGAGGAACTGGAGGCTGGAGCTTCTGCAATGGCAGCAGACACTGGGGGTGAAGATGTGACAGAACCAACATTGAGGGACTTGACTGGGATCTTACAGGCATTTATGGGTCTGCAGGAGGCCCGGGAGGTAAAGTTAAATGAAGAGCGGCAAAAACAGGATCAACGGTTTAAAGCCCTACAACATCAGTTTCAGCTCCTGCAAATGGAAGTGCAGGCCCGCACATCTCCACTCCCTGAGCCCTCTCCAAATGATGCAGGACCGGAGGAGGATGACATTGAGGACGTCAAGAATGCCCAGGCGACATCTGCATCAGTCAGGATGTCTTCAGGTCAGTCACAGTTCTCTCTGGAGCCAAAGTTACAAAAACTGACAAGTGATGATGATATTGAACATTTCCTTGTTACGTTTGAGAGAATGGCAGCTGCCTGTAGATGGCCGAAAGCAGACTGGGTTTTCCACCTCATTCCTCTCCTGACTGGAAAGGCAAGGAGTGCCTATGTTCATATGGATGTTGATGAGACACACAATTATGATGATGTGAAAACAGCCATCTTAAAGAAGTATGACATTAATCCAGAAACGTACCGACAAAGGTTTCGTTCCCTGTATGTTTATCCTGATGAGAGCCCTAAAGAACTTTATGTGAGGCTGAAGGAATTGTATGGGAAATGGATTTTACCCAGAGGTAAAACCGTGGAAGAAATTGgtgaaatgttgattctggaACAATTTCTGAGAATGTTGTCCCCTGAGCTCCAGGTGTGGATAAAAGAGCATGATCCAAAATCCGCTGCAGAAGCTTCGACCCTCGCAGATGTGTTTGTGGCTGCTCGCAGGAAGGGACAGCCATGGAGTAATGCCTCATTTAAAGATAAGAACGCCTGCAAGCCAGCATCATCTCGGCACCACCAGGGTTCAGCAACAG GAAGGGCACACTAA